Proteins from one Fragaria vesca subsp. vesca linkage group LG6, FraVesHawaii_1.0, whole genome shotgun sequence genomic window:
- the LOC101297655 gene encoding glucan endo-1,3-beta-glucosidase 14-like — translation MKTRLKIMQNISTLLYQIDATFTGTYGVNYGRLADNIPSPHSVVTLLKAAKIKNIRIYDAAPEVLTAFKGSGIEIVVGLGTEFLKEISIGEDRAITWIKENVQPYLPGTHISGIAVGNEILGAPDRVLWEVLLPAVKNVYSALGQLGLASSIEVSSPHSEAVFANSYPPSACIFKEDIAGYMKPLLEFFSQIKSPFYINAYPFLAYKSDPEHINLNYALFKSNPGILDTKTNLHYDNMFDAMVDASYFALEKAGYDKMEVIVSETGWASKGDQDEAGADAQNARTYNLNLKKRLAKKKGTPHRPKMVVKAYIFALFNENLKPGPTSERNFGLFKADGSISYDIGFTGLVAPNAASSSLLNYKGMGFRGWFHSSHTWVFTSCAAVLLLILSST, via the exons ATGAAGACTAGGTTAAAGATTATGCAG AACATTTCGACACTTTTGTATCAAA TTGATGCAACGTTTACTGGAACATATGGAGTAAACTATGGCAGGTTAGCGGACAACATACCATCACCTCATAGTGTGGTGACACTTCTCAAAGCAGCAAAGATCAAGAACATCAGAATATATGATGCTGCACCCGAAGTCCTCACCGCATTCAAGGGATCAGGAATCGAAATAGTAGTTGGACTTGGCACTGAGTTCCTCAAGGAAATCAGCATAGGGGAGGATCGCGCCATAACTTGGATCAAAGAGAATGTCCAGCCATACCTACCAGGGACTCACATTTCCGGAATAGCAGTCGGAAATGAGATCTTGGGGGCACCTGATAGGGTACTCTGGGAGGTCTTGTTGCCTGCAGTGAAGAATGTTTACAGTGCTCTTGGCCAGCTTGGTTTGGCTAGCAGCATTGAGGTCTCAAGTCCACATTCTGAGGCTGTTTTCGCCAATTCTTACCCACCATCTGCTTGCATTTTCAAAGAAGATATTGCCGGTTACATGAAGCCACTTTTGGAGTTCTTTTCGCAGATTAAATCTCCGTTTTACATAAACGCATATCCATTCCTGGCTTATAAGAGTGACCCTGAGCACATTAACCTCAACTATGCTCTATTCAAGTCAAATCCCGGAATTCTAGACACAAAGACTAATCTCCACTATGACAACATGTTTGATGCCATGGTTGATGCATCTTATTTTGCTTTGGAGAAGGCTGGATATGACAAGATGGAAGTCATAGTATCCGAAACTGGTTGGGCATCTAAGGGGGACCAAGATGAAGCAGGAGCAGATGCACAAAATGCCAGGACTTACAACCTGAATTTGAAGAAAAGGCTGGCCAAGAAGAAGGGGACTCCTCATAGGCCAAAGATGGTGGTGAAAGCTTATATATTTGCTTTGTTCAATGAGAACTTGAAACCGGGGCCAACGTCTGAGAGGAATTTCGGATTGTTTAAAGCAGATGGGAGCATTTCGTATGACATTGGGTTCACTGGACTTGTTGCACCAAATGCAGCATCCTCATCTCTTCTTAATTACAAG GGCATGGGATTTCGAGGTTGGTTTCATTCTTCACATACCTGGGTTTTCACAAGTTGTGCTGCTGTTCTGCTTCTGATATTATCGTCCACGTAA